The following nucleotide sequence is from Apodemus sylvaticus chromosome 2, mApoSyl1.1, whole genome shotgun sequence.
attttttgttcgtttgttttcgagacacggtttctctgtatagctctggctgtcctggaactctctctgaagaccaggctagcctcgaactcagaaatttgcctgcttctgcctcccaagtgctaggattaaaggcatgtgccaccactgcccggtgagcAGATACATTACTAAAACAGCTACAATCTTATATTGAACAGTCCCTGGTGGGTGCTTCACCTCCTGTATGGACATAGTCtaaggaaaggaaacaaacaaacaaaaattccgcCTGGTCTTTTCAAACTGTTAAACTATTatctaaagaaaaatagaagaatatCTTCCCTAAGTGCTAATTTATTCTTTTAGCAAAACAAACTTGGTCTTTCTTGAAATGGGGGTTTCTTTAAAAGGTAATGAAGCATGCATATTTccaataaagaatgaaatttaaaGCTTTTTTTGAGTAAGCTATCAACACACCAAACAAGCATGAAAAGTCCTTGCCTCGGCCACTTAAAAGCCATTTGCGAAGGGTCCTTGGTTTGAAATAGTTGTTCATGTCTACAACCATGCCACCCGAGAGGTGTCTGTGTCATCAGAACAGCTGCTCATTTCCCTCTTCATTTTCACTTTGTCTAAGATGCTACTCTGCTTAATCTATATATTTAGCATGTATACTTTGATCTTTCCTAATATTATATGAAGACTTAGTTAAGGAATTGTGTAAAATCCTTAAAAGAAAGATTTCTTTCCTTAAATccataataataaattaaaagaaaagaactacaaCTATTAACAAAgaattgtaaaacaaaacaaaactaaaccaaaaggTCCAACTGCATACTAATCcaacacaatttcttttttttttcttttttgactcaGGCACTGCtctcagatttatttccagaattaGAAGAGATGGATTTCATTCTTGCCTCATCAGATCCTGAGGATACCTTCTTCAGTTTGTCTTCTTGATCAGATTTAAATGGGTCAGAGAGAtgtgattgggggtgggggatacgGTATAGACGGTTGGTTGACTAACAGGTGTGCATTTCAAGATAACTGTACTATGTTTCCCAAATAGTCTtcaaatagacaaacacattgatAACAGATATATGCTGTGAAGGAATGACAAGATAGAATGGCTACAATACAAATGACATGTGTAAGATGATTGAAATACCTTATTTTTAAAGCTTatataaaatcatagaaaattatatttaattttaaccaATTCAGGTATGAAATTTATTATATCTGATTTCTGAAAGATGTTTTTTGCTTATTCTTTAAGAGGTATCTCAATTATCTCCAGAAATATAGAAGCAAGAGTTTCTCAGCTTATTACTAAGTTGCTAACACttggttagttttatttttgtagccTTTACATCTTTCTTcctatttcattttcttattatttacatacatttttaCTCAGGAAAGTGGCCTAAAAATTTGAAACAGACCTAATCATATATTTAACTTGGATGAATCCTGGGATTTAGTTTTCAGGTTCTATGAGACTTTGACCTGAGATAATTATTGAAAAAATGTGTAATTGTAAGTTATTGGTATTCCCCTGACCCTGGGGAGAGGGGAAAATCCTCTAAAAAGTTAATTCatcattaaaacataaaaacatttatgTACCCCAAAACTGTACTTTATAAAAAAACACCTTAAATCTCATTCTTGTATACAGTGTGATAAGTATTGATGATTCATATTCTACCATATAGTAAATTTATATAATTGAGTCAGACAAAATATTGTACAAATACTTTAAGATTGCCaacatttacagaacattttcatATCTTAAAATTTGTGAAACAGGTAACCAAAGTATGCCACTGATATTTCgctgtttttatttaattctagaTGTACAACTTTGCCCCAAAGTTTACCTCATTTCCATATGAGGCCTACACAGAGCCAACAATtatgtgaaaggaaaaaaatcattacacTAATTTCATTGTGAATCAAAATCTTCTGAATCTTCTAGATGGTATTCTATGAATACACCCCTAAAATGGGCATGGTACCCATTTGTTGGTATGAGTAGCTACCAAATGGCAGCACACTGTAGACATCTTTTTACATCTTCTCTTCTTCAAAATTTAAACTTAACTGAATGGCCAGATTAACTCCTCCTACCTCTTCCCCTTCGTTCTCCACCACCTTCCCCCTTCCTActtctccttctcattctcattctcattctcttcctcctcttcactcGTTACAGCTTCTTGGTCTGTGTTTGAATCACTGTCTCCTTCAtcaaggatttcttttttaatagccttGTACTTCTCTTCATTCTCCATAAAATGAGGATCCATCTTGAAAACATTAAGAACATCTTCTGGACTGTAGTCATCCTCCAGGGGGAGCATATGTGTCAACTGATCGTCCTCTTCCACTAAATCGAGTCCTTCCAGAATAACAGGGTGGCCCTCGAATCCATCCTTCCGTACAGCAAACATCACTTCAATCATGTACTGAACCCTTTTGTCCATCTCAGACTCGTGTAGAATGGTTCGCAGGCATTCAAAGATTGCATTGATCCCCCTTGGTGACACTTGGGTTAATTTGAGACCACACTCCTTGAGGCAGCCGATAGCCACTTCAACACTGTCATCCGTTGGTCTCTCTAGGAGCAAAGTGAGCATCTCCAGGCCCAGAACCTCATGAGCCACATTTTGGTTAAAAAGATGTGCCACAAACTTTGAAGCAGTCAGGCAGAGTTGCTTATCATTCCTTCGATAGCCTTTCCGGAAGTTAAGAATTAGTCTCTTGAGCGTCAGTTCTCCAATCTGTGGGAATTTTGAGTTGATTATTGCCACCAGCGCTGCATAGACGTGAGTGAAGATTGGAGAAGCCCTCTGTGCTTGCAGAACAGATCTGCACAGCAATCCTCTCCCTCTGACTATGTTCTCTTGAAGGAGCGCTTGGACAATGATACTTACATTGGAGATGTTGACCTTGTTGAGGAGACCATTGATTGATTTCTTCAGAGCCTCCCAACTCATCCTCTGATATGCTAAGCTGCTTTTATCTGTAATCTGTTCCTGCATCCTCCTGAGCTTTGCGGGAGGAATATATGCTCCCCCGGGGTGGGTGAGCAGCGGGTCCAGCTCATCCCTCTTCGTTTTCTTCGCTGGAGGTTCTTCCTGAGTAGAATACTGGGTCACTCCTCGGCCTGGGCTTCTTCTTTCAGGAGATGGGGATTTCCGGGACCGTTTCCGATgacctgcatctctctctctttctctgcgttTTTCTAGGTCCGGACTTGGTGATTCCGTGCTGTCATCATAAGGGCATCCGGTTCTAGAACGCTCATAGTCGGCCTGGCTGTGATCAGAGTAGTCTCTAGCCCGGGGAGCACATTCTCGGTCTGCATATCTGTCTTCTGGGGTGGAGCTCCGGTTGTAGGAATTGTGCCCCTCCCTTCCGGCGCCACCAGAGGACTGTTTCCCGTGTGCCGTGCTAGTTTGCATCTTCTGCTGTCAGCTGATCCAATAAACCAGATGGCTCAGGTTCATTCAAGTGACAAGTACTCAGTGGTCTGAGTTACAGAACCAATCCCAGTAACCGACTTGTGTATTAGTTAGGTCTCTAGAGAGGCAGAACTTGTGGATCCTCACTAtagagtaagggaatttgttatgatgacttacagtctgtagtccaagtcCACAACAacggtcagctgtgaatgggaagtcgcagtatctagtagttgctcagtctcagctggtcttctgtcagAGTAGATTGCAACATGTGTGCTGGCAGGCGAAGAAGagtgactcttccttcttcctgggagggTCCTTATGTAGTCCTGCAGCAGAAGGGCGTggcaagattaaaggtgtgtaccaccaggcctggatctggggcttgttttgtcccaggctgacctcgaactcagaggtgTCCTTGCCTTCTTCTCGTGGGATTCAAGTCATGCACTCCCTTGCCTGGGCCTACGTTTTCCATAGTCACTCTCTCAATTTTATCTACACATAGTGAAGTATGTGTTTCTCAGCATTACTAAGTAGCTAACACTCGGTTcgttttatttttgtagcttttacctctttcttcctacttcattttcctatcattcatatacatttttttttttttttactcaggagAGTGgccttaaaatttaaaacagaccTAATCATATATTTAACCTGGATGAATCCTGGGATTTAGTTTTCAACTCCTATGAGACTTTGACCTAAGATAATGATTGAAAATTGAAGCCATTACTCGATGTAGTTGTAAGTTATTGGTATTGCCCTGACACTGGAGAGCGGAGAAAACCCTCTGAAAAGTCGATTCATCCTCAAAACAATTAAGTACACAGAAACTGTGCTTTACAAATATCACTTTCAATCTCAATTCCTGTATACAGTAAGTGGTAAGTATCCATGTTGCAAATTCTACCATAGAGTAAATTGATGTAATTGAGCCAGATAAAATATTGCACAAATACTTCAAGTGCACcaacatttacataatatttttcatatctttaaatTTGTGAAAAAGGCAATCAGTTTGCCACAAGCaaacattatttttcaaataaaagacagaaagaaagaaaaggagagacagaaagaaagaaacaaagaaacaaagaaagaaacaaagaaagaaagaaagaaaagaaatgaaaagaaaaggagtgtgtcactacatttaaaaaaatttttagctgggcagtggtggctcacacctgtaatcccagcactctgggaggcagagacaggtgaatttctgagttcgaggccagcctcgtctacagagtgattttccaggacagccagggctatgcagagaaatcctgtctcaaaaaaaccaaattaaaaaaaaaaatttatgtagCTCTCCCTAAAGGAAAGATACTGTGGCAGACCctggatttttaaataatctgtggactataaaaagaattatttctccTGGGTACTAGGACACATTGTGATAACTCTATCACTGTGTTGATTGAGCAAACCTGGGCTTTGAAACACAAAGAAGCATTTCCTGTTCACCTTTTCATGTCGATTCATACAAGTCTTTCTACAGCAGTTGTAATTGATTTAAGGATTCTTATGGTTGATTCATAGGAAGAATCTTATATCTGTAATTTTGGGAGGATGTATACAATGTTGTATTATTCCTATTTAAAGGTTCATTCAAACAGAAGCTATAGATCCTATCAGTCTAGCCAGGACTACTTTTATCCTGGTGTTTTTCTTCTAGCCACAGGATTATATCTTTTATGAACataggaattaaaatatttaaaaatgttaaaatggtaGTGGGgttgtttttgagtttttaattggttttgtctgttgtttcaattttgtggttGCTTTAACAACATTTGTTCCTTTTATTCACAAGACATAAGACTTAGCCCTCTTTTGATTCTATTTAAGTTATGATTTTACACAAAGAACCTTTATCAATTATAAAACATGTCAAAAGGAAAGCTCCTTAAAATTTACAAACAGGTACTTTATTGAAGAGTTCTCTATACAATCCATCAATGTAAAAAAGACATGGGATTGCATGTAAGGCATGCATGTGCAGTTGTCAttagaatcatttttattttgttggagaTTCTCCTCTCTTGCGGTGCTGACATCTCTTTGAGCCTCTGGAATGTCCATGGTATCTGGAGGTTTGTCCCAGCATCTCTCGGCAGCGTTCTGACACCTGTCCTCATCTCCTTTGTGACCACAATGCTTTCGACTGCTCTCCCCTGAGGTGGTGCAGTGATCCTTCTTCTGACTTTAACTCTGTCCCAAGTTCAGGTTCTTTGCTTCTCATGTTCCGAGAAAGAATCTCTTCCCTCTTGTGGCTTCTTCTTTGGCTCCCCATGCCCGTCTCTGCAGGAGCCTTGTTCTCAGCCATTGCCAACTCTGCTGTATCTATTCTCATGGC
It contains:
- the LOC127678251 gene encoding pre-mRNA-splicing factor CWC22 homolog; translation: MQTSTAHGKQSSGGAGREGHNSYNRSSTPEDRYADRECAPRARDYSDHSQADYERSRTGCPYDDSTESPSPDLEKRRERERDAGHRKRSRKSPSPERRSPGRGVTQYSTQEEPPAKKTKRDELDPLLTHPGGAYIPPAKLRRMQEQITDKSSLAYQRMSWEALKKSINGLLNKVNISNVSIIVQALLQENIVRGRGLLCRSVLQAQRASPIFTHVYAALVAIINSKFPQIGELTLKRLILNFRKGYRRNDKQLCLTASKFVAHLFNQNVAHEVLGLEMLTLLLERPTDDSVEVAIGCLKECGLKLTQVSPRGINAIFECLRTILHESEMDKRVQYMIEVMFAVRKDGFEGHPVILEGLDLVEEDDQLTHMLPLEDDYSPEDVLNVFKMDPHFMENEEKYKAIKKEILDEGDSDSNTDQEAVTSEEEEENENENEKEK